A genomic window from Lotus japonicus ecotype B-129 chromosome 1, LjGifu_v1.2 includes:
- the LOC130728986 gene encoding 60S ribosomal protein L2, mitochondrial isoform X1: protein MLFGVFCKANSITYDLAKHVTVSPSECREERAMAVMKRALRQFTFGAAKTAGRNSQGRITSFHRGGGAKRLQRTVDLKRNTTSSVGVVERIEYDPNRSSHIALVRWLNGIHPPQRHTTTTTTAVTATTTTNKPSSLRIDPDTSVRGVFALNSMLPPVGTASGNVFLSTFGRKPNSESEAVSMPLGLPRIAVAAARPAFFAPRVKGEEELEVRNWKRNSNVWAHRNKRKAAISWHNI from the exons ATGTTATTTGGGGTGTTTTGCAAGGCTAATTCAATTACATATGATTTAGCTAAGCATG TAACAGTGAGCCCTAGTGAGTGTAGAGAAGAGCGAGCGATGGCAGTAATGAAGAGAGCCCTGCGACAATTCACCTTCGGAGCCGCCAAGACCGCCGGCAGAAACTCCCAAGGCCGCATAACTTCCTTCCACAGAGGCGGCGGAGCCAAGCGCTTGCAACGAACCGTCGATCTCAAACGAAACACCACTTCCTCCGTCGGCGTCGTCGAGAGGATCGAGTACGACCCTAACCGATCCTCTCACATCGCCCTCGTTCGCTGGCTCAACGGCATCCACCCACCCCAACgccacaccaccaccacaaccaccgctGTCACCGCTACAACCACCACTAACAAACCCTCTTCCCTCCGGATCGATCCCGACACCAGCGTCCGCGGCGTGTTCGCCCTCAATTCGATGCTGCCGCCCGTCGGAACAGCCTCCGGGAACGTTTTCTTATCAACCTTCGGAAGAAAACCCAATTCTGAATCTGAAGCGGTGTCTATGCCGTTAGGGTTGCCGAGGATCGCTGTGGCGGCGGCGAGGCCGGCGTTCTTCGCGCCGCGGGTGAAAGGGGAGGAGGAGCTGGAGGTTCGGAATTGGAAGAGGAATAGCAATGTTTGGGCGCATAGGAACAAACGTAAAGCTGCGATTTCATGGCATAACATTTGA
- the LOC130728986 gene encoding 60S ribosomal protein L2, mitochondrial isoform X2, translating into MLEVTVSPSECREERAMAVMKRALRQFTFGAAKTAGRNSQGRITSFHRGGGAKRLQRTVDLKRNTTSSVGVVERIEYDPNRSSHIALVRWLNGIHPPQRHTTTTTTAVTATTTTNKPSSLRIDPDTSVRGVFALNSMLPPVGTASGNVFLSTFGRKPNSESEAVSMPLGLPRIAVAAARPAFFAPRVKGEEELEVRNWKRNSNVWAHRNKRKAAISWHNI; encoded by the exons ATGCTTGAAG TAACAGTGAGCCCTAGTGAGTGTAGAGAAGAGCGAGCGATGGCAGTAATGAAGAGAGCCCTGCGACAATTCACCTTCGGAGCCGCCAAGACCGCCGGCAGAAACTCCCAAGGCCGCATAACTTCCTTCCACAGAGGCGGCGGAGCCAAGCGCTTGCAACGAACCGTCGATCTCAAACGAAACACCACTTCCTCCGTCGGCGTCGTCGAGAGGATCGAGTACGACCCTAACCGATCCTCTCACATCGCCCTCGTTCGCTGGCTCAACGGCATCCACCCACCCCAACgccacaccaccaccacaaccaccgctGTCACCGCTACAACCACCACTAACAAACCCTCTTCCCTCCGGATCGATCCCGACACCAGCGTCCGCGGCGTGTTCGCCCTCAATTCGATGCTGCCGCCCGTCGGAACAGCCTCCGGGAACGTTTTCTTATCAACCTTCGGAAGAAAACCCAATTCTGAATCTGAAGCGGTGTCTATGCCGTTAGGGTTGCCGAGGATCGCTGTGGCGGCGGCGAGGCCGGCGTTCTTCGCGCCGCGGGTGAAAGGGGAGGAGGAGCTGGAGGTTCGGAATTGGAAGAGGAATAGCAATGTTTGGGCGCATAGGAACAAACGTAAAGCTGCGATTTCATGGCATAACATTTGA
- the LOC130728986 gene encoding 60S ribosomal protein L2, mitochondrial isoform X3, translated as MLEVSPSECREERAMAVMKRALRQFTFGAAKTAGRNSQGRITSFHRGGGAKRLQRTVDLKRNTTSSVGVVERIEYDPNRSSHIALVRWLNGIHPPQRHTTTTTTAVTATTTTNKPSSLRIDPDTSVRGVFALNSMLPPVGTASGNVFLSTFGRKPNSESEAVSMPLGLPRIAVAAARPAFFAPRVKGEEELEVRNWKRNSNVWAHRNKRKAAISWHNI; from the exons ATGCTTGAAG TGAGCCCTAGTGAGTGTAGAGAAGAGCGAGCGATGGCAGTAATGAAGAGAGCCCTGCGACAATTCACCTTCGGAGCCGCCAAGACCGCCGGCAGAAACTCCCAAGGCCGCATAACTTCCTTCCACAGAGGCGGCGGAGCCAAGCGCTTGCAACGAACCGTCGATCTCAAACGAAACACCACTTCCTCCGTCGGCGTCGTCGAGAGGATCGAGTACGACCCTAACCGATCCTCTCACATCGCCCTCGTTCGCTGGCTCAACGGCATCCACCCACCCCAACgccacaccaccaccacaaccaccgctGTCACCGCTACAACCACCACTAACAAACCCTCTTCCCTCCGGATCGATCCCGACACCAGCGTCCGCGGCGTGTTCGCCCTCAATTCGATGCTGCCGCCCGTCGGAACAGCCTCCGGGAACGTTTTCTTATCAACCTTCGGAAGAAAACCCAATTCTGAATCTGAAGCGGTGTCTATGCCGTTAGGGTTGCCGAGGATCGCTGTGGCGGCGGCGAGGCCGGCGTTCTTCGCGCCGCGGGTGAAAGGGGAGGAGGAGCTGGAGGTTCGGAATTGGAAGAGGAATAGCAATGTTTGGGCGCATAGGAACAAACGTAAAGCTGCGATTTCATGGCATAACATTTGA
- the LOC130728988 gene encoding LOB domain-containing protein 41-like, with product MRMSCNGCRVLRKGCSENCSIRPCLQWIKSPESQANATVFLAKFYGRAGLMNLVNSGPEHLRPAIFRSLLYEACGRIVNPIYGSVGLLWSGSWQLCQAAVEAVLKGAPITPITSEAAASGRGPPLKAYDIRHVSRDENSAASNETQQQRVKTRSRVKRSVAKLKPAGEEKNGGKRAESCSAEPVEEARGGAGRVGWTGEVLNRSGSHDHESSLSHQSEAANAAAEGESKESESIVSVETAENSVLFRNEPESNRKRVDRTGESSEDHVGLELTLGFEPARVHHVVPVKKRRIELKGFGGSAENGSCKMELGLQLPA from the exons ATGCGGATGAGTTGCAACGGATGCAGGGTGCTCCGAAAAGGTTGCAGTGAGAATTGCAGCATCAGACCCTGTTTGCAGTGGATCAAGAGCCCTGAATCTCAAGCAAACGCCACCGTCTTCCTCGCCAAGTTCTATGGCCGTGCTGGCCTCATGAACCTCGTCAACTCCGGCCCCGAACATCTCCGACCAG CGATTTTTCGTTCGTTGTTGTACGAGGCTTGCGGTCGGATAGTGAACCCGATTTACGGTTCTGTGGGTTTGTTATGGTCGGGGAGCTGGCAGCTATGTCAAGCCGCCGTCGAAGCCGTTCTGAAAGGCGCCCCGATTACGCCGATCACTTCTGAAGCCGCCGCCAGCGGGCGCGGCCCACCCCTCAAGGCCTACGACATCCGCCACGTGTCTCGTGACGAGAATTCGGCGGCGTCCAACGAAACTCAGCAGCAGCGAGTCAAGACCCGGTCCCGGGTCAAGCGATCCGTCGCCAAGCTGAAGCCCGCCGGCGAGGAGAAGAACGGTGGCAAGCGAGCCGAATCCTGCTCGGCTGAGCCGGTTGAAGAAGCGCGTGGCGGCGCTGGCCGGGTTGGGTGGACCGGAGAGGTGCTGAACCGGTCCGGGAGCCATGACCATGAGTCCTCGCTGAGCCACCAGTCGGAGGCGGCGAATGCTGCCGCGGAGGGTGAGAGCAAAGAGAGCGAGAGCATAGTGTCTGTGGAGACGGCGGAGAATTCCGTCCTTTTCCGCAATGAACCGGAGTCGAACCGGAAGCGAGTGGATCGAACCGGAGAGAGCAGCGAGGATCATGTTGGTCTGGAGCTGACGCTTGGGTTTGAACCAGCGCGTGTGCATCACGTGGTTCCGGTTAAGAAGAGGAGGATTGAGCTGAAGGGTTTTGGTGGCTCGGCTGAGAATGGCTCTTGCAAGATGGAGCTGGGGCTTCAATTACCGGCTTGA